The Comamonas resistens genomic sequence GAGGGTGCAGTGGAGCTTAGGTAAATACAGGGTCGTCTGGGTACGCTTCCCAAGCATCAACCATGTTCCCTTGACCCGCTTCCAGCAGTCTGGGATGCCGCGCTGCACCGCACCCCGCTGCGCGGCAAGAAAAAGCACACCGGGTTGTAAGTAACGATAACTTTCTATTATGGTGAGTAGCAAAAAGCTCCTTAAAAGGCGCTTTTTTGAATGTTCGATCTAGACCGCTGCGAGGCGAGAAACCGTGTCGGGATACTTCTCCACCAGCCGGATCAGCAAGGCAGCTTGTGTATTGACCCAGCGGTTTTTGCACAGGTCAGGCCGCTAATGCAAATGCTTGAGCGGGCGTTTTCATCTTCAGCGCCTGGTGGGGACGCTGATGGTTATAGAAGCTGATCCAGTCGCTGATGACACGGCTGGCATGCTGCAAGCTCTCGAAGCGGTGGCGGTGCACACATTTGCGCTTGGCTGTCCAGCGTTTAACTTCTTCTTGATCTTTCATCTATCAGGTCCTTTCTTCAAGTTTAGGACCTGTGCAGCTTTTTACTGGGTCAATACACGAGGCGCTACGGGAAAGCATCGTCAATATCGGTCGCAACGCACGTACGGTCAACGAGAGCGCTGCTGCAGGGGCTAGGGAGGCCGTAGAGCGTTCGATGCTGGGCGTAGCTGATCGAGCCTCAGAAACCTCGCGTAAGGCAGCAGAGCCACTGATTAAGCGTATGAGTGAGGTCACAGATGCCGCGTTTAAGGCCAGTGATGATCTTCACGCTGGTGCAAACGCTATAGGTGGGCGCATGGTGCTTTATGCCGCAATGGGCGCTGTGGGCTTGATGGTTTCAGCAGCTGCTATTGGCTACGGCATTGGTGCCTGGACTGAAAGTGAAGTCGTGGAGCTACGCCTGGAGAGAGCAGCACTGCAAGCATCTGTTGCGGATTTT encodes the following:
- a CDS encoding integrase core domain-containing protein, translated to MKDQEEVKRWTAKRKCVHRHRFESLQHASRVISDWISFYNHQRPHQALKMKTPAQAFALAA